In Ctenopharyngodon idella isolate HZGC_01 chromosome 20, HZGC01, whole genome shotgun sequence, the following proteins share a genomic window:
- the phactr1 gene encoding phosphatase and actin regulator 1 isoform X7, producing the protein MAAAAPEQEDVDRRPIRRARSKSDTPYLTETRLSYTLQTEGAERLAAMRSDSLVPGTHTPPIRRRSKLASLGRLFKPWKWRKKKSDKFKQTSAVLERKMSTRQSREELIKRGVLKEVYEKVEEVSGDMCVSDLDRQTVISPVSESVDTSVTAAVSFSEVQSSGETVACLSDLVPKPSQAPPSVKPVSLPGDSADISHVRPSSLKQPPALPPKPYSRIPNHLTETLARLSPPLPPKKVMICEPAPSFSLKCLPSQGTHTHTHALAHAHSQQFATLPLSLHPPSRIIEELNKTLALTMQRLESSVLQAVPSVLMETEEEKENRDSMHQTPANTHTLITHTFSSHEEEDEEEEDDDDSLFTSTLALRILRKDSLAIKLSNRPSKRELEDKNILPMMTDQERLESRQQIGTKLTRRLSQRPSAEELEQRNILKPRNEQEELEEKRELKKRLSRKLSQRPTVEELREAKILIRFSDYVEVAEAQDYDRRADKPWTRLTAADKAAIRKELNEFKSTEMEVHESSRHLTRFHRP; encoded by the exons AGGGTGCCGAGCGGCTGGCGGCCATGCGCTCCGATTCTCTGGTGCCCGGGACGCACACGCCGCCGATCCGCAGACGGAGCAAACTGGCCAGTCTAGGACGACTCTTCAAGCCGTGGAaatggagaaagaaaaagagcgACAAGTTCAAACAGACGTCTGCAG TGCTGGAGAGGAAGATGTCGACCCGTCAGAGCAGAGAAGAGCTCATCAAGAGAGGCGTGCTGAAGGAAGTGTATGAGAAAG TAGAGGAGGTCAGCGGTGACATGTGTGTGAGTGACCTGGACAGACAGACGGTCATCAGTCCAGTATCAGAGTCTGTAGACACCAGCGTCACAGCGGCAG TGTCGTTCTCAGAGGTCCAGTCGTCTGGAGAAACTGTGGCGTGTCTCTCAGATCTCGTCCCAAAGCCATCTCAAGCCCCGCCCTCTGTGAAGCCTGTGTCGTTGCCTGGCGACAGCGCTGACATCTCTCACGTGAGGCCGTCGTCACTGAAACAGCCTCCTGCCTTACCGCCGAAGCCATACAGCAGAATTCCCAACCATCTCACAG aGACGCTTGCCAGACTGTCACCGCCTCTCCCTCCAAAGAAAGTGATGATATGTGAGCCAGCGCCCTCGTTTTCCCTCAAATGCCTGCCGTCCCAGggcacgcacacgcacacacacgcactcgcACATGCTCACTCGCAGCAGTTCGCCACACTGCCGCTGTCGCTCCACCCGCCCAGCCGCATCATAGAGGAGCTCAACAAAACACTCGCGCTCACCATGCAGAGGCTCGAGag ttcTGTACTGCAGGCGGTGCCATCTGTCCTGATGGAGACGGAAGAGGAGAAGGAGAACAGAGATTCAATGCACCAAACTCCCgccaacacacacacgctcatcACACACACCTTCAGCTCGCATGAGGAAGAGGAcgaggaagaggaggatgacGACGACTCGCTGTTTACAA GTACTCTGGCTTTAAGGATCTTACGGAAAGATTCGCTGGCGATCAAACTGAGCAATCGCCCGTCGAAGAGGGAACTGGAAGATAAAAACATCCTACCCATGATGACCGACCAGGAGCGACTGGAGTCCAGACAGCAGATCGGCACCAAACTGACCCG TCGTCTCAGCCAGAGGCCATCAGCAGAGGAGCTGGAGCAGAGAAACATCCTCAAAC CTCGCAACGAGCAGGAGGAGCTGGAGGAGAAGCGGGAACTGAAGAAAAGACTCTCGAGGAAG TTGAGTCAGAGACCCACCGTAGAGGAGCTCAGAGAGGCCAAAATTCTCATCCGCTTCAGCGATTACGTGGAAGTGGCCGAAGCTCAGGATTACGACCGTCGAGCGGACAAACCCTGGACGAGACTCACCGCTGCCGATAAG GCTGCCATACGCAAAGAACTCAATGAGTTCAAAAGCACAGAGATGGAGGTGCACGAGTCGAGTCGACATCTAACCAG GTTTCATCGGCCATAG
- the phactr1 gene encoding phosphatase and actin regulator 1 isoform X8: MRSDSLVPGTHTPPIRRRSKLASLGRLFKPWKWRKKKSDKFKQTSAVLERKMSTRQSREELIKRGVLKEVYEKVEEVSGDMCVSDLDRQTVISPVSESVDTSVTAAVSFSEVQSSGETVACLSDLVPKPSQAPPSVKPVSLPGDSADISHVRPSSLKQPPALPPKPYSRIPNHLTETLARLSPPLPPKKVMICEPAPSFSLKCLPSQGTHTHTHALAHAHSQQFATLPLSLHPPSRIIEELNKTLALTMQRLESSVLQAVPSVLMETEEEKENRDSMHQTPANTHTLITHTFSSHEEEDEEEEDDDDSLFTSTLALRILRKDSLAIKLSNRPSKRELEDKNILPMMTDQERLESRQQIGTKLTRRLSQRPSAEELEQRNILKPRNEQEELEEKRELKKRLSRKLSQRPTVEELREAKILIRFSDYVEVAEAQDYDRRADKPWTRLTAADKAAIRKELNEFKSTEMEVHESSRHLTRFHRP, encoded by the exons ATGCGCTCCGATTCTCTGGTGCCCGGGACGCACACGCCGCCGATCCGCAGACGGAGCAAACTGGCCAGTCTAGGACGACTCTTCAAGCCGTGGAaatggagaaagaaaaagagcgACAAGTTCAAACAGACGTCTGCAG TGCTGGAGAGGAAGATGTCGACCCGTCAGAGCAGAGAAGAGCTCATCAAGAGAGGCGTGCTGAAGGAAGTGTATGAGAAAG TAGAGGAGGTCAGCGGTGACATGTGTGTGAGTGACCTGGACAGACAGACGGTCATCAGTCCAGTATCAGAGTCTGTAGACACCAGCGTCACAGCGGCAG TGTCGTTCTCAGAGGTCCAGTCGTCTGGAGAAACTGTGGCGTGTCTCTCAGATCTCGTCCCAAAGCCATCTCAAGCCCCGCCCTCTGTGAAGCCTGTGTCGTTGCCTGGCGACAGCGCTGACATCTCTCACGTGAGGCCGTCGTCACTGAAACAGCCTCCTGCCTTACCGCCGAAGCCATACAGCAGAATTCCCAACCATCTCACAG aGACGCTTGCCAGACTGTCACCGCCTCTCCCTCCAAAGAAAGTGATGATATGTGAGCCAGCGCCCTCGTTTTCCCTCAAATGCCTGCCGTCCCAGggcacgcacacgcacacacacgcactcgcACATGCTCACTCGCAGCAGTTCGCCACACTGCCGCTGTCGCTCCACCCGCCCAGCCGCATCATAGAGGAGCTCAACAAAACACTCGCGCTCACCATGCAGAGGCTCGAGag ttcTGTACTGCAGGCGGTGCCATCTGTCCTGATGGAGACGGAAGAGGAGAAGGAGAACAGAGATTCAATGCACCAAACTCCCgccaacacacacacgctcatcACACACACCTTCAGCTCGCATGAGGAAGAGGAcgaggaagaggaggatgacGACGACTCGCTGTTTACAA GTACTCTGGCTTTAAGGATCTTACGGAAAGATTCGCTGGCGATCAAACTGAGCAATCGCCCGTCGAAGAGGGAACTGGAAGATAAAAACATCCTACCCATGATGACCGACCAGGAGCGACTGGAGTCCAGACAGCAGATCGGCACCAAACTGACCCG TCGTCTCAGCCAGAGGCCATCAGCAGAGGAGCTGGAGCAGAGAAACATCCTCAAAC CTCGCAACGAGCAGGAGGAGCTGGAGGAGAAGCGGGAACTGAAGAAAAGACTCTCGAGGAAG TTGAGTCAGAGACCCACCGTAGAGGAGCTCAGAGAGGCCAAAATTCTCATCCGCTTCAGCGATTACGTGGAAGTGGCCGAAGCTCAGGATTACGACCGTCGAGCGGACAAACCCTGGACGAGACTCACCGCTGCCGATAAG GCTGCCATACGCAAAGAACTCAATGAGTTCAAAAGCACAGAGATGGAGGTGCACGAGTCGAGTCGACATCTAACCAG GTTTCATCGGCCATAG